The Stomoxys calcitrans chromosome 3, idStoCalc2.1, whole genome shotgun sequence genome includes a region encoding these proteins:
- the LOC106091966 gene encoding hydroxysteroid dehydrogenase-like protein 1 — MWCSSFFACLGVLAFLNYLYGTLKSPIQLLYHKWLRFSKKDISLLEAYGVWAAVTGSTDGIGKAYARQLARKGFNIVLIARNEEKMQRVAEEIENDFGVGVYMVKADFSLGKPIYEKLYQDLAKKPIKLLVNNVGIGHNPPGPVGNFSSDHLWDMINVNIAAATQLSRHFVHEWYSNGIKGCIVNISSGLEQQPCPHGAVYGASKAYLRSFTLALQHEVEHLGIRVQLVSPGFVVTKINNYSSFIMKGNLFTPQADQYAEWAVESIGKTKATTGYFWHGVFNTIVKVLPWWMRSQLIIIGGSYLVNKKQK; from the exons ATGTGGTGTTCCAGCTTTTTTGCTTGTCTGGGCGTTTTGGCATTTCTCAATTACCTCTATGGAACTCTGAAATCACCCATTCAGCTTCTATATCATAAATGGCTGCGGTTTAGTAAAAAGGACATTTCCTTATTAGAAGCCTACGGAGTATGGGCAG CCGTCACAGGATCTACAGATGGCATTGGCAAGGCATATGCCCGCCAGTTAGCCCGCAAAGGCTTTAACATTGTTTTGATTGCTAGAAATGAAGAAAAGATGCAACGAGTGGCTGAAGAAATTG AAAACGATTTTGGCGTTGGAGTCTATATGGTAAAGGCGGATTTCTCCCTTGGCAAGCCTATCTATGAGAAGCTTTATCAAGATTTAGCTAAGAAACCTATAAAACTTCTAG TTAATAACGTTGGCATTGGTCATAATCCACCCGGTCCAGTTGGTAACTTCTCTTCGGATCACCTATGGGACATGATTAATGTGAACATTGCTGCTGCCACCCAGCTCAGTCGTCACTTTGTGCATGAATGGTATAGCAATGGCATCAAAGGGTGCATAGTCAATATATCATCGGGTCTTGAACAGCAACCATGTCCTCATGGGGCAGTGTATGGAGCATCGAAGGCCTACTTACGCAGTTTTACCCTAGCGCTACAGCATGAGGTGGAACACTTGGGCATAAGGGTGCAATTGGTGTCGCCAGGATTTGTAGTAACTAAAATCAACAATTACTCCTCGTTTATAATGAAGGGTAATCTATTTACGCCTCAAGCTGATCAATACGCTGAATGGGCGGTGGAAAGTATTGGTAAAACTAAAGCAACTACTGGTTATTTTTGGCATGGAGTATTT aatacTATTGTGAAAGTATTACCATGGTGGATGAGAAGCCAACTTATTATTATCGGAGGGAGCTATTTAGTGAataaaaaacagaaataa